The genomic interval CCTCAATTTCCAAGTGGATGTGCTTTCCAATACGCACCGAATCGATCTCGGCCAAACCGACATTTTTCATGTTGGTAGACACCGCTTTTCCTTGTGGATCTAAGAGAGCGGGTAAGGGCATTACATTGATTTCTGCGCGGAATCTCATGACTTCAATAATCGGTTAAAATGTATTCGGCTAAAAAGCAGGTACAAAAGTAAGCTAATCGGTATACCTGTCCAACCAAAGAAGCCAAGACTCGCACCCATGGAAAAGAGCATCAGATATTTCCACTTATTCTCTGCCCATCCACGGCCCGATCCTTTAAAACTCATCAGCGGAATATTCGAGACCATCAGCAGCGAAATCACCACCGACCACACCGCAATAAGTAGCGGACTCAGCCAAAGACTATCGCCCGCTCCGTACGTGTAGTAGAGCGGAATGAACAGCGAGGCCAAGGCCATAGCTGGTGTCGGGAGGCCTAAAAAGTGTGTCTTTTGATCGGTACTGATGTTGAATTTGGCCAGTCGAAATGCGGAGAAAAGCGGAATCATTAAGGGTGCCTGCGGCACGATGTCCCAAGCCCAGTTTCCAGTTCCTCCATTGGCTCCGCCCAACTCCGCCGATAAGGTGTACAGTAAGA from Cryomorphaceae bacterium carries:
- the purS gene encoding phosphoribosylformylglycinamidine synthase subunit PurS, whose product is MRFRAEINVMPLPALLDPQGKAVSTNMKNVGLAEIDSVRIGKHIHLEIEAADRDTAQAKVDEACQKLLCNKIMENYEFELFEL
- the pssA gene encoding CDP-diacylglycerol--serine O-phosphatidyltransferase yields the protein MNWRSAIPNALTMSNLLFGLLSIIYAFHGNFKWAAFCIILGALADLFDGAAARALGVAGPLGVQLDSLADVVTFGVAPGLLLYTLSAELGGANGGTGNWAWDIVPQAPLMIPLFSAFRLAKFNISTDQKTHFLGLPTPAMALASLFIPLYYTYGAGDSLWLSPLLIAVWSVVISLLMVSNIPLMSFKGSGRGWAENKWKYLMLFSMGASLGFFGWTGIPISLLLYLLFSRIHFNRLLKS